One genomic segment of Pseudonocardia sp. T1-2H includes these proteins:
- a CDS encoding ABC transporter family substrate-binding protein, giving the protein MRTERSLLAVLVAALLAFLAACTDRPVDQPAPAPAPPPVPTSTQIVVGVDDLGSGFNPHLTADRSAVTTALSTLVLPSVFRPDANGDLQLDRTIATSAAVTSTSPFTVSYELNVQASWSSNSPIAAEDFVYLWEQMRSQPGTVDAAGYKLITDVRSRAGGKAVDVVFSEAYPNWSHLFSDLLPAHILKDAPGSWTGALAGGLPVSGGPFRVVTVDRSRGEVVLARNDLYWATPSTLDRIVLRRLDPPTLAEGLRTGDVQVAIPASGAKVRAALAPLGAAVRTQQAPRPTVSELRLRSDGGPLVDTRVRQAVGAIVDREAIRTAVAPDSLAADAFGLAPSQPGYAATAPAGAPARPDPAAAEQLLTEAGYTRDADGRWSLGRTPLRLVIGAGAERTTDVAVAQLVAQQLRAAGITVDVVAPPSADLFTAPTVPATPPSTTTPAPSPGASAAPTTTPAPTPAAAATGTTAPTTASSTTLSSGAPAPGAAVPVDVLVRPRAVGGDLGAQLASDYGCATPTATVPNPPATPAAFCSTALQPVLDSLANAATPDPGQLATTERVLWAQLPALPLFQPVGLVVSTTAGDAATAGIGPGPLTTGPLTGAQRWTAPHG; this is encoded by the coding sequence GTGAGGACCGAGCGATCGCTGCTCGCCGTGCTGGTCGCGGCGCTGCTCGCGTTCCTCGCCGCGTGCACCGACCGGCCCGTCGACCAGCCCGCGCCCGCCCCCGCTCCGCCGCCCGTCCCGACGTCGACCCAGATCGTCGTCGGCGTCGACGACCTGGGCTCCGGTTTCAACCCGCATCTGACGGCGGACCGGTCCGCGGTCACGACGGCGCTGTCCACCCTGGTCCTGCCCTCGGTGTTCCGGCCGGACGCGAACGGGGACCTGCAGCTCGACCGGACCATCGCGACGAGCGCCGCGGTCACCTCCACCAGCCCGTTCACGGTCAGCTACGAGCTGAACGTGCAGGCGTCCTGGTCGTCGAACTCGCCGATCGCGGCCGAGGACTTCGTCTACCTCTGGGAGCAGATGCGCTCCCAGCCGGGGACGGTCGACGCCGCGGGCTACAAGCTGATCACCGACGTGCGCTCGCGGGCCGGCGGCAAGGCCGTCGACGTCGTGTTCTCCGAGGCGTACCCGAACTGGTCGCACCTCTTCTCGGACCTGCTGCCCGCGCACATCCTCAAGGACGCCCCGGGTTCCTGGACGGGCGCGCTCGCCGGCGGACTCCCGGTGTCCGGCGGGCCGTTCCGCGTCGTGACGGTGGACCGCTCGCGCGGCGAGGTCGTCCTCGCGCGCAACGACCTCTACTGGGCCACCCCCAGCACCCTGGACCGGATCGTGCTGCGCCGGCTCGACCCGCCGACGCTGGCCGAGGGCCTGCGCACCGGGGACGTCCAGGTGGCGATCCCGGCGTCGGGCGCGAAGGTCCGCGCCGCCCTCGCGCCGCTGGGCGCCGCCGTCCGCACACAGCAGGCCCCGCGGCCGACCGTCAGCGAGCTCCGGCTGCGGTCCGACGGCGGCCCGCTCGTCGACACCCGGGTCCGGCAGGCCGTAGGTGCGATCGTGGACCGGGAGGCGATCCGCACCGCCGTCGCCCCGGACTCGCTCGCCGCGGACGCGTTCGGCCTCGCCCCCTCCCAGCCGGGCTACGCCGCCACCGCGCCCGCGGGTGCTCCCGCCCGCCCGGACCCTGCGGCGGCGGAGCAGCTGCTCACCGAGGCCGGCTACACGCGCGACGCCGACGGCCGGTGGTCCCTGGGCAGGACGCCGCTGCGGCTCGTGATCGGCGCCGGCGCCGAACGGACGACCGACGTGGCGGTGGCCCAGCTCGTCGCGCAGCAGCTGCGGGCCGCGGGGATCACGGTCGACGTGGTCGCCCCGCCCTCGGCGGACCTGTTCACTGCGCCGACGGTGCCCGCCACCCCGCCGTCCACGACGACCCCGGCCCCCTCGCCGGGCGCGAGCGCGGCGCCCACGACGACCCCGGCCCCCACGCCCGCCGCGGCCGCGACGGGTACCACCGCACCGACCACGGCGTCGAGCACCACCCTCTCGTCGGGGGCCCCGGCGCCGGGCGCGGCGGTCCCGGTCGACGTCCTGGTGCGTCCCCGCGCGGTCGGTGGCGACCTCGGGGCCCAGCTCGCGTCGGACTACGGCTGCGCCACCCCGACGGCTACCGTCCCGAACCCGCCGGCGACCCCGGCGGCCTTCTGCTCCACGGCCCTGCAGCCGGTCCTGGACAGCCTCGCGAACGCCGCGACCCCCGACCCCGGACAGCTGGCCACGACCGAGCGGGTGCTGTGGGCGCAGCTGCCCGCGCTGCCGTTGTTCCAGCCCGTGGGCCTCGTCGTCAGCACCACTGCGGGCGACGCGGCGACGGCCGGGATCGGACCCGGCCCGTTGACGACGGGCCCCCTCACGGGCGCCCAGCGCTGGACCGCGCCACACGGCTGA
- a CDS encoding DUF559 domain-containing protein: MTVTPHLSVAVHLRRQAGVITRRQARAAGLSADTIDRRLASRRWKPLHPQVYLDSAHRPTDEVRVRSAVLWAGGDAVLSGVAAAWWHGIATALPENVQVTVPRARCPRARPGVGVRRRELEAADLTSRLGVSVTAVPLTVLEAAVELGPEGRPFLDRALQVSTTFPEVLESYHRNLGAHGSSTMRALLTTAADHSASAAERRLADLLREARLTGWRPHFPFSGFLVDVAFPEYRLALEVDGWAGHVDDARRRQDLWRRSVLTRGGWTVLRFTWHDIVGRPRAVLAEIVHAIGRGRRARTVS, from the coding sequence ATGACGGTCACCCCGCACCTCAGCGTCGCTGTCCACCTCCGCCGCCAGGCCGGTGTGATCACCCGGCGGCAGGCCCGCGCCGCGGGCCTGTCGGCGGACACGATCGACCGCAGGCTCGCGAGCCGCCGCTGGAAACCGCTGCACCCGCAGGTCTACCTGGACTCCGCGCACCGGCCCACGGACGAGGTGCGGGTCCGGAGCGCGGTGCTCTGGGCGGGCGGCGACGCCGTGCTGTCCGGGGTCGCGGCGGCGTGGTGGCACGGGATCGCCACCGCGCTGCCGGAGAACGTGCAGGTCACGGTTCCGCGGGCCCGGTGCCCGCGGGCGCGGCCGGGCGTGGGCGTCCGGCGGCGGGAGCTCGAGGCCGCCGACCTGACCTCCCGGCTCGGAGTCTCCGTGACCGCGGTCCCGCTCACCGTCCTGGAAGCCGCCGTCGAGCTCGGGCCGGAGGGACGGCCGTTCCTGGACCGGGCCCTGCAGGTCTCGACCACGTTCCCCGAGGTCCTCGAGTCCTACCACCGCAACCTCGGCGCGCACGGCTCGTCGACCATGCGGGCGCTGCTCACCACCGCCGCGGACCACTCGGCGTCCGCGGCGGAGCGGCGGCTCGCCGACCTGCTCCGCGAGGCCCGGCTCACGGGCTGGCGGCCGCACTTCCCGTTCTCGGGGTTCCTGGTCGACGTCGCGTTCCCGGAGTACCGGCTCGCGCTCGAGGTCGACGGGTGGGCGGGCCACGTGGACGACGCCCGCCGCCGGCAGGACCTGTGGCGGCGCAGCGTGCTGACGCGAGGCGGCTGGACGGTGCTCCGGTTCACCTGGCACGACATCGTCGGCCGGCCGCGGGCGGTGCTGGCGGAGATCGTGCACGCGATCGGGCGCGGCCGCCGGGCCCGCACGGTCTCGTGA
- the typA gene encoding translational GTPase TypA, with translation MLEAAPETADRGLPDARHELRNVAIVAHVDHGKTTLVDAMLRASGAFGERAELVDRVMDSGDLEREKGITILAKNTTVNWHGVTVNVIDTPGHADFGGEVERGLSMVDGVVLLVDASEGPLPQTRFVLRKTLSAGLPVMLVVNKTDRADARIEEVVDESLELLLELADELELDEDATARLLDLPVVYASGRAGRASRNRPGDGELPDSEDLQPLFDVLMDTVPPPADNPDAPLQAHVTNLDATNFLGRIALCRIRAGVIRRGQQVAWMQEGGKVTRVKITELLRTEALTRVPAEAAYAGDIVAVAGIADVTIGDTLADPDNPIALERIHVDEPAISMTIGINTSPLVGRDPHPGAKLTARQVKSRLESELVGNVSLRVLPTERPDTWEVQGRGELALAILVETMRREGFELTVGKPEVVTKMIDGKVHEPFEQLSIDVPTESLGAVTQLLAARKGEMSQMVHGETRVRLDFRVPSRGLIGFRTEFLTITRGAGIASHVFDGYGPWVGEISNRLRGSLIADRSGPVTGYAVDALSDRGVLFVGPGTLVYDGMVIGEYTRNEDLEVNIVREKKLTNMRKSTGDELIKLTPPTILTLEQSLEFCANDECVEVTPENVRIRKVELDSHLRGRQRARAKAANASKA, from the coding sequence ATTCTCGAGGCCGCCCCGGAGACCGCCGATCGCGGTCTTCCCGACGCGCGGCACGAGCTGCGCAACGTCGCCATCGTGGCGCACGTCGACCACGGAAAGACCACTCTTGTCGACGCCATGCTGCGCGCTTCCGGTGCGTTCGGTGAGCGTGCGGAGCTCGTGGACCGCGTGATGGACTCCGGCGATCTCGAGCGCGAGAAGGGCATCACCATTCTCGCGAAGAACACCACTGTCAACTGGCACGGCGTGACGGTGAACGTCATCGACACCCCCGGCCACGCGGACTTCGGGGGCGAGGTCGAGCGCGGCCTCTCCATGGTCGACGGCGTGGTGCTGCTCGTCGACGCCTCCGAGGGCCCGCTCCCGCAGACCCGCTTCGTCCTGCGCAAGACCCTCTCCGCAGGCCTGCCGGTCATGCTGGTCGTCAACAAGACCGACCGCGCCGACGCGCGGATCGAAGAGGTCGTCGACGAGTCGCTGGAGCTCCTGCTCGAGCTGGCCGACGAGCTCGAGCTCGACGAGGACGCCACCGCCCGGCTGCTCGACCTCCCGGTCGTCTACGCGTCCGGCCGCGCCGGGCGCGCGAGCCGCAACCGGCCCGGCGACGGCGAGCTGCCGGACTCCGAGGACCTCCAGCCGCTGTTCGACGTCCTGATGGACACCGTGCCGCCGCCCGCCGACAACCCCGACGCGCCGCTGCAGGCGCACGTCACCAACCTCGACGCCACCAACTTCCTCGGCCGGATCGCGCTCTGCCGCATCCGCGCCGGCGTCATCCGCCGTGGCCAGCAGGTCGCGTGGATGCAGGAGGGCGGAAAGGTCACCCGCGTCAAGATCACGGAGCTGCTGCGCACCGAGGCCCTGACCCGGGTCCCCGCCGAGGCCGCTTACGCAGGCGACATCGTCGCCGTCGCGGGCATCGCGGACGTCACCATCGGTGACACGCTCGCGGACCCCGACAACCCGATCGCGCTCGAGCGGATCCACGTCGACGAGCCGGCGATCTCGATGACCATCGGCATCAACACGTCGCCGCTGGTCGGCCGGGACCCGCACCCGGGCGCCAAGCTCACCGCACGCCAGGTGAAGAGCCGGCTGGAGTCGGAGCTGGTCGGCAACGTCTCGCTCCGGGTGCTGCCCACCGAGCGTCCGGACACCTGGGAGGTCCAGGGCCGTGGCGAGCTGGCCCTGGCGATCCTGGTCGAGACGATGCGCCGCGAGGGCTTCGAGCTGACCGTCGGCAAGCCCGAGGTCGTCACGAAGATGATCGACGGCAAGGTGCACGAGCCGTTCGAGCAGCTCTCGATCGACGTGCCCACCGAGTCCCTCGGCGCCGTCACCCAGCTGCTCGCCGCCCGCAAGGGCGAGATGAGCCAGATGGTGCACGGCGAGACGCGGGTACGGCTGGACTTCCGGGTCCCGTCCCGCGGCCTGATCGGCTTCCGCACGGAGTTCCTGACGATCACCCGCGGCGCGGGCATCGCCAGCCACGTCTTCGACGGCTACGGCCCCTGGGTCGGCGAGATCAGCAACCGCCTGCGCGGCTCGCTGATCGCGGACCGCAGCGGCCCGGTCACCGGGTACGCGGTGGACGCGCTGTCCGACCGTGGCGTCCTGTTCGTGGGCCCCGGCACCCTCGTCTACGACGGCATGGTGATCGGCGAGTACACCCGCAACGAGGACCTCGAGGTCAACATCGTGCGGGAGAAGAAGCTCACCAACATGCGCAAGTCGACCGGGGACGAGCTGATCAAGCTCACCCCGCCGACGATCCTCACCCTCGAGCAGTCCCTCGAGTTCTGCGCGAACGACGAGTGCGTCGAGGTGACCCCGGAGAACGTCCGGATCCGCAAGGTCGAGCTGGACTCGCACCTGCGTGGCCGTCAGCGTGCCCGGGCGAAGGCCGCCAACGCGTCCAAGGCGTGA
- a CDS encoding peptide ABC transporter substrate-binding protein, which produces MRRSRAALSAVAVTAVASIVLAGCSQQSNQNSGQTAAAATGFPETADAPDVPGKPGGVFRLGIVEPTAIDPYNAQESEGILVNKQLFTGLVQVEPDGTVIPGVAQKWESNSDCTQWTFTLKPGTTFSNGEVVDAAAFKRGWERTAAKASASDTAYHLDEVQGYAQLQDGSATTFSGVDAADPNVLKVTLAKPDCEFEIRGAHPALSPVPTVAGPASNTAYNDLPIGNGPFKMDGPWQHDKGIRLVRNDTYGAGPKANLDAVEITITPADQGAQAEYNGFQNGQFDWARMPTPVLAQARAQYDPQGEWLNKKTAGINYLLVSVTQKPLDTADARKAISEAIDRNAIAQGVFQNSQVPATALIPASFKGAYQEGVCTACKYDVADAKRLAQSSGLVPGTAVNFQFNTGGGHEEWTAAVKQQLETNLGLKVTYSGVPFRDLLKNEQAPGATGLYRAAWSADYPTAGNFLGPLLSTAAIGAASPQDVAQGDNRGRYSNPQFDSLLAQASSTQDDAKRNDLYKQAEKIAIGDDMALIPLWARQQSRLVNTAKFANIKFDFFENPTLATITTK; this is translated from the coding sequence ATGAGGAGATCGAGGGCAGCCCTGTCTGCCGTCGCGGTCACGGCGGTGGCCAGCATCGTGCTCGCGGGCTGCTCCCAGCAGTCCAACCAGAATTCAGGACAGACCGCCGCGGCGGCAACCGGTTTCCCGGAGACGGCCGACGCCCCGGACGTGCCGGGCAAGCCCGGTGGCGTCTTCCGTCTCGGCATCGTCGAGCCCACGGCGATCGACCCGTACAACGCCCAGGAGTCCGAGGGCATCCTGGTCAACAAGCAGCTGTTCACCGGGCTGGTCCAGGTCGAGCCGGACGGCACCGTGATCCCGGGCGTGGCCCAGAAGTGGGAGTCGAACTCCGACTGCACCCAGTGGACGTTCACCCTCAAGCCGGGCACGACCTTCAGCAACGGTGAGGTCGTCGACGCCGCGGCGTTCAAGCGCGGCTGGGAGCGCACCGCCGCCAAGGCCTCGGCCTCCGACACCGCTTACCACCTCGACGAGGTCCAGGGCTACGCGCAGCTGCAGGACGGTAGCGCCACCACGTTCTCCGGTGTCGACGCCGCCGACCCGAACGTCCTCAAGGTCACCCTCGCCAAGCCGGACTGTGAGTTCGAGATCCGCGGTGCGCATCCGGCGCTCAGCCCGGTCCCGACCGTTGCCGGCCCGGCGAGCAACACGGCCTACAACGACCTCCCGATCGGCAACGGCCCGTTCAAGATGGACGGCCCGTGGCAGCATGACAAGGGCATCCGGCTCGTCCGCAACGACACCTACGGCGCCGGCCCGAAGGCGAACCTCGACGCCGTCGAGATCACCATCACCCCGGCCGACCAGGGTGCGCAGGCCGAGTACAACGGCTTCCAGAACGGCCAGTTCGACTGGGCGCGCATGCCCACGCCCGTCCTGGCCCAGGCCCGGGCGCAGTACGACCCGCAGGGCGAGTGGCTGAACAAGAAGACGGCGGGCATCAACTACCTGCTCGTCTCGGTCACCCAGAAGCCCCTCGATACCGCGGACGCCCGCAAGGCGATCTCGGAGGCGATCGACCGCAACGCCATCGCCCAGGGCGTGTTCCAGAACTCGCAGGTCCCGGCCACCGCGCTGATCCCCGCGTCGTTCAAGGGCGCGTACCAGGAGGGTGTGTGCACCGCCTGCAAGTACGACGTCGCGGACGCCAAGAGGCTCGCGCAGTCGTCCGGCCTCGTCCCCGGCACCGCGGTGAACTTCCAGTTCAACACCGGTGGCGGGCACGAGGAGTGGACCGCCGCGGTCAAGCAGCAGCTGGAGACCAACCTCGGGCTCAAGGTCACCTACAGCGGCGTGCCGTTCCGTGACCTGCTGAAGAACGAGCAGGCCCCGGGTGCCACCGGCCTCTACCGGGCGGCCTGGAGTGCCGACTACCCCACGGCGGGCAACTTCCTCGGCCCGCTGCTCTCGACCGCCGCGATCGGCGCCGCGAGCCCGCAGGACGTCGCCCAGGGCGACAACCGCGGCCGCTACAGCAACCCGCAGTTCGACAGCCTGCTCGCGCAGGCGTCCTCGACCCAGGACGACGCCAAGCGCAACGACCTCTACAAGCAGGCCGAGAAGATCGCCATCGGCGACGACATGGCGCTCATCCCGCTGTGGGCCCGCCAGCAGTCCCGGCTGGTCAACACGGCGAAGTTCGCCAACATCAAGTTCGACTTCTTCGAGAACCCGACGCTGGCCACGATCACCACGAAGTGA
- a CDS encoding NUDIX domain-containing protein: MPVQRCTTFVDAPRRLVAGMLRDSEAAREALARAGHDFSSSVRLLAPGDEAVLVGRVLPGVRLSFRSRILRVSPEGMTSVLVGGLARALTHTTTLTEEDGGTRLTDEIAWTSPFGPLGRVGDVVLVRRLIRKILDVRAVAFAQRAAALADGSVVVATALVRDGRVLAARRSYPPELAGRWELPGGRVEPGESEADALARECREELGTDAVARERLGTDLPVCGALVRVYVADPAPGAAEPQALEHLEIRWVCPGELATLGWVEADRAVVADLQGLLADR, encoded by the coding sequence ATGCCCGTCCAGCGCTGCACGACGTTCGTCGACGCCCCGCGCCGCCTCGTGGCCGGCATGCTCCGGGACTCCGAGGCCGCGCGGGAGGCCCTCGCCCGGGCCGGGCACGACTTCTCGTCGTCCGTCCGGCTGCTCGCACCCGGGGACGAGGCGGTCCTCGTCGGCCGCGTCCTTCCCGGCGTCCGGCTGTCGTTCCGGAGCCGCATCCTGCGGGTCTCGCCCGAGGGGATGACGTCCGTGCTGGTCGGCGGCCTCGCCCGCGCGCTCACCCACACCACCACGCTCACCGAGGAGGACGGCGGGACCCGGCTGACCGACGAGATCGCCTGGACGTCCCCGTTCGGCCCGCTCGGCCGCGTCGGCGACGTCGTGCTGGTCCGGCGGCTGATCCGGAAGATCCTCGACGTCCGGGCCGTCGCCTTCGCCCAGCGCGCGGCGGCGCTCGCCGACGGCTCGGTCGTGGTCGCGACCGCGCTGGTCCGAGACGGCCGGGTGCTCGCCGCACGACGGTCGTACCCCCCGGAGCTGGCCGGGCGCTGGGAGCTGCCCGGCGGACGCGTCGAACCGGGGGAGAGCGAGGCGGACGCGCTGGCCCGGGAGTGCCGCGAGGAGCTGGGGACCGATGCGGTCGCCCGGGAACGGCTGGGTACCGACCTGCCCGTCTGCGGGGCGCTGGTGCGGGTGTACGTGGCGGATCCCGCGCCGGGCGCCGCGGAACCGCAGGCGCTCGAACACCTGGAGATCCGCTGGGTGTGTCCGGGGGAGCTGGCCACGCTGGGCTGGGTGGAGGCGGACCGCGCGGTCGTCGCGGACCTGCAGGGACTGCTCGCGGACCGCTGA
- a CDS encoding sensor histidine kinase → MSRRAVRLRAWWRRRSLRVRITVVVGGVALVALLALSRLGVGLLYTTLLGAADAELRGQAEIVAGRLTSGETVNAPGIAPSIRIVDVAGNAVDGRGPLPLEPRDVRRLAAGEAESVFRGREAIRWVAEPVVMPDGTTKLVLASGDLVGGATLLARAAVGFLLAALLVAAIVAATAWVATRFALRPVDRMRSAAAALPPGERLPVPVARDELRSLAEELNSLLARRDDAVTRLERFTGDAAHELRSPVAAIRAQAEVAVAHPDPALAEETLRDVAGEAQRLSALLSDLLALARADAGRRPAAEPVDLVGAARLAVARAGQDGPAVELVAPAAASVAASPAEIGLVLDNLLGNARRYARTLVRVEVLPAGRRTRLVVSDDGPGIPADDRRRVFDRFTRLAPEADGGHAGLGLALVEALVGGRGGEVVAGESAWGGARLEVRWPTPT, encoded by the coding sequence ATGAGTCGACGCGCGGTCCGGCTGCGGGCCTGGTGGCGGCGGCGCTCGCTGCGGGTCCGGATCACCGTCGTGGTGGGGGGTGTCGCGCTGGTCGCCCTGCTGGCCCTGAGCCGGCTCGGCGTCGGGCTGCTCTACACCACGCTCCTCGGCGCCGCGGACGCCGAGCTCCGGGGCCAGGCGGAGATCGTCGCCGGCCGGTTGACGAGTGGGGAGACCGTGAACGCGCCGGGGATCGCACCGTCGATCCGGATCGTGGACGTCGCCGGGAACGCGGTCGACGGCCGCGGCCCGCTCCCGCTGGAGCCGCGGGACGTCCGCCGGCTGGCGGCCGGCGAGGCGGAGTCGGTGTTCCGCGGCCGGGAGGCGATTCGCTGGGTCGCGGAGCCGGTGGTGATGCCGGACGGCACGACGAAGCTGGTCCTGGCCTCGGGGGACCTCGTCGGCGGGGCGACCCTGCTGGCGCGCGCGGCCGTCGGCTTCCTGCTCGCGGCGTTGCTGGTGGCCGCGATCGTCGCGGCGACGGCGTGGGTCGCCACCCGGTTCGCGCTGCGGCCCGTGGACCGGATGCGCTCCGCCGCCGCGGCGCTCCCGCCCGGGGAACGGCTTCCCGTGCCCGTCGCCCGGGACGAGCTGCGGTCCCTCGCCGAGGAGCTGAACTCGCTGCTCGCCCGCCGGGACGACGCCGTCACCCGGCTCGAGCGCTTCACCGGGGACGCCGCGCACGAGCTGCGCTCACCGGTCGCGGCGATCCGCGCGCAGGCCGAGGTCGCCGTCGCGCACCCGGATCCGGCGCTGGCCGAGGAGACGCTGCGCGACGTCGCGGGGGAGGCCCAACGGCTGTCCGCGCTGCTCTCGGACCTGCTCGCGCTCGCTCGGGCGGACGCCGGGCGGCGGCCCGCCGCCGAGCCGGTGGACCTGGTCGGCGCGGCGCGGCTCGCGGTGGCCCGCGCCGGGCAGGACGGCCCGGCGGTCGAGCTGGTCGCGCCCGCCGCGGCGTCCGTGGCCGCGAGCCCCGCGGAGATCGGCCTCGTGCTGGACAACCTGCTCGGCAACGCCCGCCGCTACGCCCGCACGCTGGTCCGGGTCGAGGTGCTCCCGGCGGGACGGCGCACCCGGCTCGTCGTCTCCGACGACGGTCCCGGCATCCCGGCCGACGACCGCCGCCGGGTCTTCGACCGCTTCACCCGCCTCGCCCCCGAGGCCGACGGCGGGCACGCGGGACTGGGTCTCGCCCTGGTCGAGGCGCTGGTGGGCGGCCGCGGTGGCGAGGTCGTCGCCGGGGAGTCCGCCTGGGGCGGCGCCCGCCTCGAGGTCCGCTGGCCCACCCCCACCTGA
- a CDS encoding ABC transporter permease, producing MGKFILRRAAQAILVILVATLLIFLATFALGDPFASTGEKAVPPAIAAANRAKYGMDHSLPVQYLTYLGNMVRGDFGIDFNQNRPVSELLAATIPNTVKLAVAAILLDVLIGVGAGVIAAVKRYSFWDVLVTVTSTLAIGVPAFVIGILLVANVSGWGPFPPVPRSFTVQVNWLNELILPAFTLAVIDAAFIARLMRGSMLEVLRADFIRTARAKGLPERTVITKHAMRNSLIPVVTYIGISLGVLFGGAIITETIFQYNGVGYLLSRSIVQSNAPVIIAIVVFSVVVYVLLSLVVDILYAYLDPRIRLS from the coding sequence ATGGGAAAGTTCATCCTGCGCCGAGCCGCCCAGGCGATCCTGGTCATCCTCGTCGCCACCCTGCTGATCTTCCTGGCCACCTTCGCCCTGGGAGATCCCTTCGCCTCCACCGGCGAGAAGGCCGTGCCGCCCGCGATCGCGGCCGCCAACCGCGCCAAGTACGGCATGGACCACTCGCTGCCGGTCCAGTACCTCACCTACCTGGGCAACATGGTCCGGGGAGACTTCGGCATCGACTTCAACCAGAACCGGCCCGTCTCGGAGCTGCTCGCCGCGACGATCCCGAACACGGTCAAGCTGGCCGTCGCCGCGATCCTGCTCGACGTGCTGATCGGGGTCGGCGCGGGCGTCATCGCCGCCGTCAAGCGCTACTCGTTCTGGGACGTCCTGGTCACCGTCACCTCGACGCTGGCGATCGGCGTCCCCGCATTCGTGATCGGCATCCTGCTGGTGGCCAACGTGTCCGGCTGGGGCCCGTTCCCGCCGGTCCCGCGAAGTTTCACGGTCCAGGTCAACTGGCTCAACGAGCTGATCCTGCCGGCCTTCACGCTGGCCGTCATCGACGCCGCGTTCATCGCCCGGCTGATGCGCGGGTCGATGCTCGAGGTGCTGAGAGCGGACTTCATCCGCACGGCCCGGGCCAAGGGCCTGCCCGAGCGCACCGTCATCACCAAGCACGCGATGCGCAACTCGCTGATCCCCGTCGTCACCTACATCGGCATCTCGCTGGGCGTGCTGTTCGGCGGTGCGATCATCACCGAGACGATCTTCCAGTACAACGGCGTGGGCTACCTGCTGTCGCGGTCCATCGTGCAGAGCAACGCGCCGGTCATCATCGCGATCGTGGTCTTCAGCGTCGTCGTGTACGTGCTGCTGAGCCTGGTCGTGGACATCCTCTACGCCTATCTCGATCCGCGGATCAGACTCAGTTGA